One Pararge aegeria chromosome 1, ilParAegt1.1, whole genome shotgun sequence genomic region harbors:
- the LOC120635585 gene encoding apical junction molecule-like → MVKLNRADSKLKAIRQHCDDETVVNIEEIKKTEDIVDYDAVHLQKRYKLKQLLDSEEVELIRELETKQTMTECGYCKERESKIEKYEENIEKEKERECLKALEREKIANGMKCTRVDEIELRSMQKLQMCEKKFIEQSQADIDELWHRVLINDVRAKEENERATAHRLKQEMCERRMAYDAQIASANRQRQETLQTEREIENRRLEIMKKKMEQDYYDAIKRKKDQQLTNKQNYIDGYQMKLSRIRDEKRQERDMDMNAIQIATEELRRENHRKLNQIKMLKRQEDLFEKNSNRERMILDELKKETNRIARELKEQSEKENDELTKRVEEEKQNNKLKAAQEYKWHLEKRKHEQEIQRQERKATMDRVKRIAYDELRKNLDSANGELRRQNEYRKTLTNQIRDNQEIMELELIGMERKQRPFTKKAIMFKEAMEDKVGQLSTSKNPVHPFKKIMQVHKANNKIPSLPFINKNEF, encoded by the exons ATGGTGAAGCTGAATAGAGCTGACTCGAAACTGAAGGCC ATAAGACAACACTGCGACGATGAGACTGTGGtaaacattgaagaaattaagaAAACTGAAGACATCGTCGATTATGATGCCGTACATTTACAGAA AAGATATAAACTCAAGCAACTTTTAGACAGCGAAGAAGTAGAACTTATTAGAGAACTAGAAACTAAGCAGACTATGACTGAATGTGGATATTGTAAAGAAAGAgaaagtaaaatagaaaaatatgaggaaaatattgaaaaggaaaaagagCGTGAATGTTTGAAAGCTCTTGAACGGGAGAAAAT AGCTAATGGCATGAAATGCACAAGAGTAGATGAGATCGAACTGCGAAGCATGCAGAAGTTACAGATGTGTGAGAAAAAGTTCATAGAACAAAGTCAGGCGGATATCGATGAACTTTGGCATCGGGTTCTTATAAACGATGTTAGAGCAAAG GAAGAAAATGAACGAGCTACAGCTCATAGGCTTAAACAAGAAATGTGCGAGCGTCGAATGGCTTACGATGCGCAAATAGCAAGCGCTAATAGACAAAGACAAGAAACATTGCAGACTGAAAGAGAGATTGAGAATAGACGTTTGGAAATAATGAAGAAGAAGATGGAACAGGATTACTATGATG cgatcaaaaggaaaaaagatcAGCAACTAACGAACAAACAGAACTATATAGACGGGTATCAGATGAAGTTATCACGAATACGAGATGAAAAGAGACAAGAAAGAGATATGGATATGAATGCAATACAAATTGCTACGGAAGAGTTACGAAGGGAGAATCACAGGAAATTGAACCAAatt aaaatgctTAAAAGACAAGAGGATCTTTTCGAAAAAAATTCCAACCGTGAAAGGATGATACTAgacgaattaaaaaaagagaCAAATAGAATAGCTCGTGAATTGAAAGAACAAAGTGAAAAAGAAAATGATGAGTTAACCAAAAGAGTTGAAgaggaaaaacaaaataataaatta AAAGCAGCTCAAGAATACAAGTGGCACTTGGAGAAGAGAAAGCACGAGCAAGAAATTCAAAGGCAGGAAAGAAAAGCGACAATGGACAGAGTGAAAAGGATAGCGTACGATGAATtacgtaaaaacttggacagTGCTAATGGAGAACTCAGGCGGCAGAACGAATACAGAAAAACGTTGACCAATCAAATACGAGATAACCAGGAAATTATG gagCTTGAATTAATCGGAATGGAAAGAAAACAACGACCGTTCACAAAAAAGGCGATAATGTTTAAAGAAGCGATGGAAGATAAGGTCGGCCAATTATCTAcaag cAAAAATCCCGTTCATCCGTTCAAGAAAATTATGCAAGTTCATAAAGCCAACAACAAGATTCCATCTTTACCGTTTATCAATaagaatgaattttaa